A window of the Sardina pilchardus chromosome 21, fSarPil1.1, whole genome shotgun sequence genome harbors these coding sequences:
- the LOC134068591 gene encoding protocadherin gamma-A11-like: MEYKGFAQTELLFTILILLTRATEGDVSYSIQEELKQGSVIGNIAKDLGLTVNMLSARNVRIDAESNRKRYSIVNIKTGDLLVAERIDRDGLCGKRASCVLKQELVLENPLELHRVSIHVQDVNDNSPHFKKDVIELEIAESAVKGARFLLEEAHDADIGPNAVESYALQINDHFTLSVQSNSIGGKYGELILIKELDREQQQELTLVLSAFDGGVPLRSGTVAIHVTVLDANDNAPVFSQSVYKVSLPENSPLDTVVATVSATDADVGANGEVRYEFGHVSEEDLKLFSLDPVSGEIRVTGPVDFEEEPSYELRVQVKDGAGLVSYCTVIIEVSDINDNAPVIYLKSLMNPVPENVPQGTEVGLLNVQDRDSENNQRLRCFIKEAVPFKLMPSIKNYYSLVTTGDLDRELVSGYNFTVTAADEGSPSLSSIRYVQLSVADVNDNPPVFERQSYKAQVTENNKPGSSICSIVARDPDWRQNGTVFYSLSPTEVNGIPVSSFVSINGDTGVIHAVKSLDYEQFKTFDVYVVARDNGSPPLSSNVTASVFVTDENDNVPQILYPAPEGNSLMTELVPKSAHAGSLVSKVIAVDADSGQNSWLSYNIVKATDQGLFAIGVHSGEIRTQRDIAESDAMKQNLIVSVTDNGKPSLSATCVVYLILSDSLADIPEMKDMSRDESSSKLTSYLILALVSVSTLFITFLIVMLTVKICRRRKPRLLFDGAVAIPSAYLPPNYADVDGTGTLRSCYNYDTYMTTGSRTSDFKFVSSYSGATLPADLTMKKSSSPAMNDLLDEPNEGIRIL; this comes from the exons ATGGAGTACAAAGGTTTTGCTCAGACTGAACTACTGTTCACTATTCTTATCCTTTTGACTCGCGCTACCGAGGGGGACGTTAGCTATTCTATTCAAGAGGAGCTGAAACAGGGATCCGTGATTGGGAATATAGCAAAGGATCTTGGACTTACAGTGAACATGTTGTCAGCTCGGAATGTTCGTATTGATGCAGAAAGCAATCGGAAACGTTACAGcattgtcaatatcaaaactgGAGATTTACTCGTAGCCGAGAGGATTGACCGAGATGGTCTCTGTGGAAAGAGGGCTTCATGTGTTTTGAAACAAGAGCTTGTGCTAGAAAATCCTTTGGAATTACACCGTGTCAGTATTCATGTCCAAGACGTAAACGACAACTCCCCTCATTTTAAAAAGGACGTGATTGAATTAGAAATCGCAGAATCAGCCGTCAAAGGCGCTCGATTCTTATTGGAGGAGGCGCACGATGCAGACATCGGGCCGAATGCAGTGGAAAGCTATGCCTTACAAATTAACGACCACTTTACATTAAGTGTTCAGAGCAATAGTATTGGAGGCAAGTACGGTGAGTTAATATTGATTAAAGAGCTTGATCGTGAGCAACAGCAGGAGCTGACGTTAGTTTTATCAGCTTTTGATGGCGGGGTACCACTGAGATCAGGCACGGTAGCTATACACGTAACCGTGCTGGATGCAAATGACAATGCCCCTGTTTTTAGCCAGTCTGTTTATAAAGTAAGTCTGCCTGAAAACTCGCCCTTAGACACGGTAGTGGCGACAGTGAGCGCTACCGACGCCGATGTCGGAGCAAATGGAGAGGTGCGTTATGAATTTGGTCATGTGTCAGAGGAAGATTTGAAATTGTTTTCTTTAGACCCCGTAAGCGGGGAAATTCGAGTAACTGGGCCAGTTGATTTTGAGGAAGAGCCATCATATGAGTTGAGAGTGCAGGTGAAGGATGGAGCTGGCCTGGTGTCATATTGTACTGTGATAATTGAAGTCTCAGATATCAATGATAATGCTCCTGTGATATATTTGAAATCCTTAATGAATCCTGTCCCTGAAAACGTACCACAGGGCACAGAGGTGGGCTTGCTAAACGTGCAGGACAGAGACTCTGAAAATAACCAACGATTACGCTGCTTCATTAAAGAGGCAGTCCCGTTTAAACTCATGCCAtcaattaaaaactattactcTCTGGTGACAACCGGAGACTTGGACCGGGAACTTGTGTCTGGTTACAACTTCACAGTAACAGCGGCAGATGAGGGCTCGCCATCGCTGTCTTCCATTAGATATGTGCAATTGTCGGTTGCTGATGTGAATGACAATCCTCCTGTTTTTGAGAGGCAGTCGTACAAAGCGCAGGTCACTGAGAATAATAAGCCTGGATCCTCCATATGTTCCATAGTTGCCAGAGATCCAGACTGGAGGCAAAACGGCACCGTTTTCTACTCCCTCTCACCCACTGAAGTTAACGGCATCCCGGTGTCTTCTTTTGTGTCCATCAATGGAGACACGGGAGTGATTCATGCAGTGAAATCACTGGATTACGAACAATTCAAAACCTTTGACGTTTACGTAGTTGCCAGGGATAatggctctcctcctctcagcagCAACGTCACTGCCAGTGTCTTCGTAACGGACGAAAATGACAATGTTCCACAGATATTGTATCCAGCACCGGAGGGAAACTCATTAATGACTGAATTGGTACCCAAGTCTGCGCACGCAGGCTCTCTGGTGTCCAAAGTTATTGCCGTGGACGCAGACTCTGGACAGAACTCCTGGCTTTCATACAACATCGTCAAAGCCACAGATCAGGGTCTGTTCGCAATCGGCGTTCACAGTGGGGAGATCCGGACCCAAAGAGACATTGCTGAGTCGGACGCTATGAAACAGAATCTTATTGTCTCCGTGACAGACAATGGGAAACCGTCCCTCTCTGCAACATGCGTTGTGTATTTAATTTTATCAGATAGCCTGGCTGATATTCCGGAGATGAAAGATATGTCTCGTGACGAGAGCAGCTCTAAGCTAACTTCTTATTTGATCTTGGCCTTGGTTTCCGTGTCTACTTTATTTATTACCTTCCTGATAGTCATGCTGACTGTTAAGATTTGCCGCAGGAGAAAGCCGAGACTTTTATTTGACGGGGCTGTTGCCATACCGAGTGCCTATTTACCTCCAAACTATGCCGATGTTGATGGCACAGGAACTCTTCGTAGTTGTTACAATTATGATACGTATATGACGACGGGATCACGCACAAGCGACTTCAAGTTTGTTAGCTCATACAGTGGTGCAACACTACCTGCTGATCTGACAATGAAAAAGTCTTCATCCCCTGCGATGAACGACCTTCTTGATGAACCCAACGAG GGAATCCGCATCCTGTAA